One genomic region from Molothrus aeneus isolate 106 chromosome 24, BPBGC_Maene_1.0, whole genome shotgun sequence encodes:
- the LAD1 gene encoding ladinin-1, producing the protein MSFSRRNWSDLSSLARQRTLEDEEEQQRERRRRHRNLLSSTSTEEEPASAAKDTSPASSRPSSLVKPQSPEDGEERKLSEVLKTQEGRRTRCLPAVSEKLRQEKEQKEAGVAESCPDTEAQPRGRQESSWAAEEAAGGRGDPPRDKNVEPAPERKVLLRARLQDKDQGVQTPRGEQRKEAKEPPEVGTCRLREVKILTRVGNRSTEEKTKVVTSSPEQQQPSRNPSKQVIQLSPPQDEAAEKPDPSPTHVTSIRRASPRTVSFRIISKKQKEESQSPLTRSASLRVPGSNSTIGEKLEKYNSAVQRSEGVKSSVPAQKSRLLSSEGVASKRNFFERSAPGKAEPAAPRKDSLKIPGSVTSRINLWISRAQEPAKEENGKEIRRINSLAKRDVWIKQPGDTSGDTKLQ; encoded by the exons ATGTCCTTCAGCAGGAGGAACTGGTCCGATCTCTCCAG cctggccaggcagaggACCctggaggatgaggaagagcagcaaagaGAGCGCCGGCGAAGGCACCGGAACCTGCTGTCATCCACCTCCACGGAGGAGGAACCTGCCAGCGCTGCCAAGGACACCAGCCCAGCTTCCAGCAG ACCTTCATCCCTGGTGAAGCCGCAGTCTCCGGAGGACGGGGAGGAGCGAAAGCTCTCAGAGGTGCTGAAGACACAAGAAGGGAGAAGAACGAGGTGCCTCCCGGCCGTGTCTGAAAAGCtgaggcaggagaaggagcagaaggaggCAGGGGTGGCAGAGAGCTGCCCGGACACAGAGGCACAGCCCcgcgggaggcaggagagcagctgggctgcagaggaggcGGCCGGGGGCAGAGGGGACCCGCCCCGAGACAAGAACGTGGAGCCAGCCCCCGAGAggaaggtgctgctgagggCACGGCTCCAGGACAAAGACCAGGGAGTGCAGACTCCTCGgggggagcagaggaaggaggcAAAGGAGCCACCAGAGGTGGGGACCTGCCGGCTCCGGGAGGTGAAGATCCTCACCAGGGTGGGAAACCgcagcacagaagagaaaacCAAAGTGGTGACCtcatctccagagcagcag CAGCCATCCAGGAACCCCTCAAAGCAGGTAatccagctgtcccctccccaaGATGAAGCTGCAGAAAAGCCAGACCCTTCTCCAACCCACGTCACCTCCATCCGACGGGCCAGCCCAAGAACCGTCTCCTTCAGG ATCATCTccaagaagcagaaagaagagaGCCAAAGCCCTCTCACAAGGAG TGCAAGTCTGAGGGTCCCAGGCAGCAACAGCACCATTGGGGAGAAGCTGGAAAAGTACAACTCAGCTGTGCAG CGCTCGGAGGGGGTGAAATCCTCCGTGCCTGCCCAGAAGAGTCGCCTGCTCTCCTCGGAGGGGGTGGCGAGCAAGCGCAACTTCTTCGAGAGAAGCGCTCCCGGCAAGGCGGAGCCGGCGGCTCCCAGGAAG GACAGCCTGAAGATCCCAGGGTCGGTGACATCCCGCATTAATCTGTGGATCAGCCGAGCTCAGGAGCCTGCCAAGGAGGAAAACGGCAAG GAAATCCGGAGAATCAACAGCCTGGCAAAGCGAGATGTCTGGATAaagcagcctggggacacctctggaGACACCAAG TTGCAGTAA